DNA from Fundulus heteroclitus isolate FHET01 chromosome 17, MU-UCD_Fhet_4.1, whole genome shotgun sequence:
TTACGGCTGCGAGGTCTCACTCGTGTGGGTTTTGCCGTGAGCTTTcagagaggagctgctgctgaagtCTTTGCCACAGGTGTTGCAGCTGAACGGCCTCTCTCCGGTGTGCGTCCTCAGGTGATCCCTGAGCCGGTGCAGGCGGATGAAGCTCTTGCCGCAGTGCTCGCAGGCGTGCGGCTTCTCGTCCGTGTGCGTCTTGGCGTGTCGGTTCAGCTTGGACGCGTTGACGAACCCGTTCCCGCACAGGCGGCAGACGTACGGCCGCTCGCCCGAGTGCGCCCTCTTGTGGCAGAGCAGGGTGTTGCTGTGTTTGAACCGCCGGCCGCAGGTCTTGCAGGCGTGCGGCTTCTCGTCGGTGTGGATGGTCTGGTGCCTCCTGAAGGCCGACGGGTCGCTGAAGCGCTTCCCGCAGACGTTGCACAGGTACGGCTTCTCGGCGCGGTGCGTTCTGGCGTGCAGCAGAAGCTTGTCGCTCCGTCTGAACGTCTTGCCGCACGTCCTGCAGACATGCGCCTTCTCGTTGGAGTGGGTTTTCAGGTGAAGGTCCAGAGAAGGACGGTGACGGAAGCTTTTCCCGCAGCTGTGGCAGGAGAAGGGCTTCTCTCCCGTGTGGATGCGCATGTGGCTAGCTAAAGCTTGCTTGTTGAGGGTCTTGCCACACACGCTGCAGAAGCACTGCTTCCCCCCCGTCCTCTGCCTGACGGCGTCGGGCTGCACAGACTCTGGAGAACGTTCCTGCTCCCTGCATGGTGGACTTTGCAGACAGGAATCTCTCGTCTGCTCTCCTTGAACGCTGGTGCAGGGCTCCTCCTGCTC
Protein-coding regions in this window:
- the LOC105936100 gene encoding zinc finger protein 239, which codes for MASFRNWREFVRQRLAAAGEEVLSAVEDTVVRCEEESRLQHKLVRVRRAEMEARRADLLQQHDIKEEEKKVLLDEHLSNEEGGSRLDEEEPQPPQIKEEEEDAEPTLVKEEEQEEPCTSVQGEQTRDSCLQSPPCREQERSPESVQPDAVRQRTGGKQCFCSVCGKTLNKQALASHMRIHTGEKPFSCHSCGKSFRHRPSLDLHLKTHSNEKAHVCRTCGKTFRRSDKLLLHARTHRAEKPYLCNVCGKRFSDPSAFRRHQTIHTDEKPHACKTCGRRFKHSNTLLCHKRAHSGERPYVCRLCGNGFVNASKLNRHAKTHTDEKPHACEHCGKSFIRLHRLRDHLRTHTGERPFSCNTCGKDFSSSSSLKAHGKTHTSETSQP